A region from the Eptesicus fuscus isolate TK198812 chromosome 1, DD_ASM_mEF_20220401, whole genome shotgun sequence genome encodes:
- the NUDT10 gene encoding diphosphoinositol polyphosphate phosphohydrolase 3-alpha, giving the protein MKCKPNQTRTYDPEGFKKRAACLCFRSEREDEVLLVSSSRYPDRWIVPGGGMEPEEEPSGAAVREVYEEAGVRGKLGRLLGVFEQSQDPKHRTYVFVLTVTEVLEDWEDSVSIGRKREWFTVEDAIKVLQCHKPVHAEYLQKLKLGGPPTNGNSVPGSDP; this is encoded by the coding sequence ATGAAGTGCAAGCCGAACCAGACGCGCACGTACGACCCCGAGGGCTTCAAGAAGAGGGCGGCGTGCCTGTGCTTCCGCAGCGAGCGCGAGGACGAGGTGCTGCTGGTGAGCAGCAGCCGCTACCCGGACCGCTGGATCGTGCCGGGCGGGGGCATGGAGCCCGAGGAGGAGCCGAGCGGCGCGGCCGTGCGCGAGGTGTATGAGGAGGCGGGCGTCAGGGGCAAGTTGGGCCGGCTGCTGGGCGTCTTCGAGCAGAGCCAGGACCCCAAGCACAGGACCTACGTGTTCGTCCTGACCGTCACCGAGGTCCTGGAGGACTGGGAAGACTCGGTGAGCATTGGCAGGAAGCGAGAGTGGTTCACGGTCGAAGATGCCATCAAGGTCCTGCAGTGCCACAAGCCCGTGCATGCCGAGTACCTGCAGAAACTAAAGCTGGGCGGTCCCCCCACCAACGGAAACTCCGTGCCCGGGAGCGACCCCTA